The nucleotide window ACTTTGGGTCAGTTATACGTCGCACTTTTATAGCTCACTGGGAACATTTTTATCGCCTTAAACCGAGGTGTAAGGCGATTACTCTAGTTATCATTTCGCAtagtagataaaaataaaacataattctaatatttacgtgcataattatacacatacacTTAAGTCGTACTTAAGTCGCATTTAAGAAGGGGTTTCTTCTTTtaactacattatattttcgAGGGTTGTGTTtgatcaaaaacataaaaaaattgtcttgaTAGACGTTTTTCCTTCGGTTTATTTTTCTAAGTAATCGATCCGTGGTAATCGCAGAGTAACTGGTGTTGATATTGTGCTGAACGGACCTGAGGCACTTTTCTTCGTAAAATCGAGGCCCTGTATGCATGAGGTCTGCGTGGGACATATTCATCGGTAACACCCAATCGAGCAAGGTcaataatgtacatacatattcaaatttgtttggttaattgttatttagatttatattaataaaaatctatataggGTTTTCTCGGCCTGTATGTGCGTAGAATATAGAGGACGAACTGATAATCTCAATTATCTCCTGCGGCGgaaaaggtaaaaataaaatctttcattAAACTGTAGATAACGAAAGAATCGTGGCTTGCTTAATTTATCAGTTAGCTGTATGTTTTTATCGCAAGCTATTCGTTAAGGCAAAGACATTAAATTGCATAAAGGAAGCACCGCAcgcgttttaaaattatttcgtttacgtggtttttttaaattctatcatGTAATTAATTCGCTTTGGGAGTGCGGCGGACTCGTATGCCGCGAAGGCAAAAGGCGTGACTCTCGCTCACATCGCCGCACTGCTCTACCTGTTATATACtttgttactaaatattattactatactatactactactactataaGAGACTTCAAATTATTTCGCAATAATGATATTTTCAAATCACGtgataacgttatttatttaaataataacatctttactattcaaataatatgtgcacaataattataacacaataaaaaacagataggaaaattgaaataatcttattaaatgttatttttgtactaATACATCACGTACGCTACGGGGTATCAAGTGCGTGTCGTCGGTGTAGTCGACGTGTGTCTGCCCGGAGCGCGACACGCAGCGCTGCGGGTGTGCCGTCACGCGGGTGGTCGAGACGCACCACCGCCCCGCCGGGCCGCACGCGAACACCGAGATTGTACCTCCTGCGTTTGAGCCTGACAACCATCTATACAAACAGGAGATAACACACATGTCCTCATTCTTACAATGAAGTGCTTTTTGAAGAACGAGAGTATACTGCCAATATCCAAACATCAAACTCCTACTAAATTTCTCGATAAAAACTCAACCCAAGTTCTTCAGATTCCAAATTAGCCGCTAGGTCAGCAAAACAGCGTGTCGTGTATTTGCTTGATCACAAATATTAAGGTATTTAACAATAGCATAACATTGGAGTTGACTGTTTTATTAACTTTCCTCGTTGTTCCTGaaggtatgtatataatactcaAATTAAATGTTCTCACATGGCTGTGTACTCAATGTAAACGCGCTCACTGGTTCCAGGCTGCAGAGTCAAGTTCGTCGGCCACAGGCGGAACTGTTCGTCACCCGTCCAGCTTACTATCAGGTCGAGTGTTGTTAGGGCTGATAaagttattactattataatccCTCATAGGTATCATATAGCAAACCAGTAAAGGAATCTTCTGTTAAGAAGATTCGGGGCTTATTCCGTAATGCTAAAGTTTTATCTCAATATGTATATTTCCTCACCAAATTTTCCATCCTCGAGATGAAACACGAAAACTTATGTGCTTGCTGACTTCAGAACTAGCGACCATCATTAAAAACCTCAGTGCGTAAAATGACCTccgtaaaaaatacaaaaatactttttgttgcTAATCGTATATCTTATAACGATAACAATACTGGTAGACCAGCCACGATCAGAGCCATCACCGGCGGAGAAGGCAATGGAGTCTTTGCTAAAGGGAAGTGGAAATGTATTGGAATAAcgatatcatatacatatataatatactaaaggTCACTTCTCTACGCCTGTCTCCACTCTGATGGTTACCAAAAATACtctatatataatcttatagtGTAAGTATAAGAATattcttataagaaaaaatatcctTCTAGAAAACTCTTAAAACTACTTTGGTTTATTACTGACAGTGTAAAGTGTCGATTAAATGAGAAGATTTACGgaacatattatgtaacttGGTTTCATTCATGTTATGACTCACGACTGGAATGCGAGACAGTGACGTAAGTCTTCCTTGTGCCCTCGTCACTGACGTCACCAAAGTCAATGACTGCCGGTTCTGTTGTAACGACCGGATACTCTATTTCCAGCAGAAGAGGTATAGACTGTGAAGGGAATTCAACGcaatattatgaaatacataaaaacaattatggtaagttcttaacaaaatatttacggtATCTTAAATgggttataaaaaaatcaatatacaacatacatacatacatacacaacaACTGATATTTGTGTagataacacaaattaaatattaaaaatactttatcttgtatttaataatttttattttatttctttgtacaataatataagcATTTATTTGGAATTTTCTTTTGAGAAGAAATATTGTATCTACCATATTTTGAGTACgtataaaaagattaattatatatgttacaggTCTTCCACGCatatattaaatcatacaaCAATAAAACGTTCCCAAATAAGACTATGCTGGGTATAATAAGTTCAGTGTGTCAATAAATACTGATAAAAGTAGGAAGTTGCCTGAACCCGCAAACTAAACAGGAAGCCGAGCCCGACGTCGGACGCTGCATCGTGTCGACGCTAACCTTATTACGTCGGTCGGAATCTGTACGTCTCTTTGCAAATACTGTTCAGATTTTTCGTCTTACATTGGAGAGTAATAAAAAATCAGACTCGttttaatgacaaaataatGTCGTTAATCTAAATACGAGAAGTGTCAATAAAACCAGTGCAATTATCCTTTTATACCCGAACTAAAATAGTTGTCACTGATACTCTATATATcagttcataataataatccaGATTATTATCTGCATAGGATACATTGAAGTACATGTGCAAACGCAGTTGCGCAATCTGTTATCTCGTCGTTACACTTCGATGCGACGGCTGAAAGAAATCAAGCACAAGATCCACAGCTTAACCTGCATTTCCAGATAATGAAAAGTAACACTGCTGACTCCCTAACTCCGGGCTGTAAATTTTAGGCACGAAAAGCTCCAATACTTTTGTTACGTTTGACCTGAGAATGGCCTCGGGCTCAAAGCCGAAGCTTTAACTGATAATAATTGGATTATATTGTCACTTTTTGATCGCCTGAAGGCGAATTTGAGGAAGTTTAtcctcataaataaaaaacatactaatCTAGACTTATTTTAATTGGGATTAAATAATGTACCAATAACTTGACGTGCTTGAGTTCGAAGAAGCAGACAACAGAAGTTGACACCGATTTGGGTAAATACTTCACGTTGCTCGTTGGCCAGACTTCCTTCGTTTTTAAAGACACTTCCACCCCCACctgtatataaattttcttatgattataataataatatgagatGCTGTACCACCAAGTGACCATATCTGATATACCAAAGATTACTTTAAAACTGAAATAGCatcctataatataatttataaatctgaacaatataacttattcaagtaggcttttataagcacttttgcattttacaggattatattaaGCGTAAAACTTCTGTTGATCTATTGACTCACTTCGGCGCGCCTTCGTGTTAACTGGCAGCGAGCATGAGCAATGAGCGACCTCCGTGCTAACAAGATATCTTATTGAGCGTGagataactaatataaaaagacagcaaaaaatacaaattaaattataattgttataatgataatttcTCTTGCAGGCGCGGCcatcgtgagtgaatagatctatatcgccagttcaaaatataaatcttctgagaaaaaccggcaataaAATcagcatgattttttttaacaaaagattataatttattaattattaatcataaagaAATTTGCGGggattttattatcaaatttaatacttttcatAACTAAGGATTAATTAATTTGCGGAGTCGAAATCTTGGCTTGAAAGCCGATACCTCCTTGTCGCGTTTCAAGTGactatcaatatttttgtaaaaaataatagtaaaattgtcGCAAATGTATTGTGACACAAATTAATACgcttaatactataataataccCATAATATAATCGAGAAATatcaatataagttattttgttgttcaaagaagtaataaataataaatgtcccCTTTCTAAAGGAAAGCCGCTTTACCCGGCACGTAGAAAAATATCTCGCTTATTGAATCGCACTGTTTtgtctacaatttttttttggaagcCAGACGaggcaatttttttatgatatatccaTCAACGAGCTGCGCCGTCTTGTCTTTAGGTAACATGTTTTGCCTCTTATGGCTTTAATTTACTCATTCACCGACAAACgccataatacaaattattgcgGCGTGCTAGCAAATTGATCACTTGATTAAGTGGTCACTACGTCCCATAGGCCTATATAACCTCGCGAACCCaaatgctatgtcccttgtgcctacagttacactggtgcactcatccttcaaactggaacataaaacttaaataagcaaaacagcaatactaaggtttggcggtagaatatattatgatgaacgGATGGCACCTACTCAGACATCCATGCACAAAGTCCTGCCCTGTACTTAACTTGGAAATGTTTTCGTTTACTGTTTCGTTTACCACTCAGTTGACTTTAAATTCttgttataaattgaataattattgtaataatgtatgttactgtatttttgttttcaagcGTAAAGCATTTGTATGCGACAAAGGTTTCACATGCGGTACTTACTAGGAATGCGCCTCGAGTCCGCGACACCATACCCTACAAATTGTGCGAATTTCTGACACATACAATACAGATTATTGTGCAGTGTCAGAATTCGGTGGTACAGCGTGAAACCTGTCATATGCATCCGTTTTGATGCACTTGAAACGTACTCTTGGCTCTGGCTGGAATATTGTTAAATGTGGTACTAACATCAATGCGCTGCACCATTTTATTACTCACTTCAGTAGAACTTTGAGGCGGAAGACAAAGTTTCAATCTATTCGAAAGCTCCGCTCGAACTTTAATACAATGAGCGTCGCAGATTTGGCGAATGACGTCGACAGTCCACGGCGGTTCTGTCTCTGCGTATAGTTCCACTTGGCCGTCTCCCACGTTTTGCAGGTGGAATCTTTTACGTATcctgaattaaaaacaaaaaaatatgtcaacaaaatttaattttctttaaaataaataaagtttgggATCGAATAAGAGAAAAAGATTGTgaactttgtataaatttaaatcctgTAAATCTATTCAATACGAATAGATTTAGTGTTTAATTGCTGTATTAAACTGGAACTGGTATTGATTCAACGAAGATCATCAAAAACTAACCTGACAGTATCGTCATAAGGTAAATCAAGTGCACATAGAGTGACTTTTAACTCGGAGACCGAAGCTTGGAGACAGGAAGTGCGCAGAGTTTGACGCAACTGTACGAACTGGAGTGGCGCTGCTGGACGACACCAAAAATTCCTacagtaacaaaataaacatagaaaatatttttttggtgcTGCGTACCCAAAAGGGTAaaaccctattactaagactctactatctgtccgtccgtccgtccgtctgtcaccaggctttATCTCATCAACCGTGATAGTTTGACACTTGAAATTTTctcaatgaaatgttttttttgccgttattatagataatggtacggaatcCTTCGTGCGCGAATCCTACTCGCACTTAGCcttttttatggaataggtggcaaacgagcaggctTACCCAATAGAACGTGACTGCGACCACCCATGGAAATCTGCAAAACCAAAAGTATTGCAGGTGGGTTGGCGTCTTTTAAGGTTTGTCTCTTTTTTTGAAGTTTCTCATATCATATCGTTTCGGCAAAACCGCTGGTGGAAGTTTGTTCTACAGAGAGCAAGgaagaaaatgccttaaaaattgcactgttgtggattttcagaCATTTAGATGGAGCCGGTGAACGGACGTGTGCGGCTGGgattaattcaaacaattcaaatacagagatccaacatctctacgcaaagtcAAAGGATTAAGCAGGTTGGATAGGGCGTGGCCGTCAAAAATTTGAGCAGCTCTGCGTTGAATACGATCCAATTGAAGAAACTGGTACTCAGGAGCCCCCGctcagaggtgagagcagtactggCCCGATGTTAGGCATGTGAGGTCGAATTTGCGTCTTATATAGTTTTAGGTGATAACAATGAGAGGCCGAGGCTGAGGATTTGCAATAAGTCGTGACAGCTGGTGATCCAGTTGCATAATTTATCGGGAAGCCTACAGAAAGGACTATGTCTAGATTGACTGCTAATGTCTGCCCCTTGGAATTAACTGCTTTCGCCTATTTATCTTTCTGTCAGGTTAACTAGAAGATCACTGGTTGAGCGAGCTCAACGGAAACCTTACTAGTAGTCAGTCAGTATCAGCTGATGCTACCCTACGTGAAAGGTAGGTGTAATCAACAATAAGCACGCATTCGCAGATTACGATTAcgcatttacaataaataaactattgtcGTCATATAACTGTTTTATATACCTGCGTGTACGACTTAAGGAGacgtttttgtatataaaaaaaaactgaatgaaattaaagtaatatattgttGATTACTAAAAACAACACAATTGACTTTCTTAACTTGCTTTTATTAACTTAACGATTGGGCAACAAAGTTTTGTGGAGTCATTGGATTTGTACTGATCTTGGGGTAAAAACTTCTGGGTCTCGAAATTCCTCCGGAACTCAGAGCAAATTTAACAATACTCTCGTTACATGAAAACGTTGCGTATTTTGAACACGTGGGAGGACACTGTCGGGTTTTCTTATTTTCTATGAAACTTGAATTATAGCTCGAACCCTAGACGTTGGAATTTGTTTCCTTATATTCTAATTACTAGACTTGTTATTGTTTGTTTGGCATAAATAATCCTATAGCAAATGGAAGTAATAGATTCACCACGAGCGCAATACGACACGacgtcgttttattttaattattcaaagtgCTGTTAGATTAAGCAGATAAGTTTTATTTGCGTTTATTGAGcgaagtaaatatttgtatactatttaatatttgttgatacattaggtttatttatttatttaacaattaaaaaattcgaTTTTCGTACATAATAACCGCGTTTAAATATTCCAGTTACTGAAGAACACAActaagtttctttcgccggttttaCTCAGATCAGGATAGTTTCTTTTCCGAagcggtggtagtgtttaattggACAATCATTAAGGAAGTgtatgcttctatattgaataaaggaattttatttgatttgaacgTGCAATAATGTCGAAAAcagtacttaaaataaattaataaaactaaaattacataacatctgagctcccaaggttagtgacgcattggcgatgtcaagaatggttaatactttctgacagcgctaatgtctaagtctgtctgtctataaaaaaagattaatatttgttgtgtgaaacaattgacattatttaattgtatagaaagtataacatttattttctgaAGACAAAGCGTcgaaaaaaatttactaattttagtattgtaatttcttatttgctttgtgataaaatattaatttgttatagtACGAGATACGGCATAACAAATAAACGCTACCTGTTATTTGAGGTGACAAGGACTATTATagtttagaataataaataagtacgtTGATAAATCGCAAATGTATTGCCCGGAGAAGCCGCGGgccattactttttaaaatcaaattaaaacacattcctttattcgatatagaagcattacgctAACTTGTTGATTATAAAATCTTCCACCAGTATattactgttaaataatataaacgttaATTGGATCTTTGAACAACTTCCCCGAtttgttattcattaaaaacgGGCATTAGTCGAGGGAATATTACACGAGGAATTGGAAAATATAGGTTGCTTGTAAGCATCCCCTTTATACAACTACGAAGTTGTCAGGTACAACCAGGCAACTGGGAGTTATTAATACAACTTcatcagcatttttttttttatgagataaaGGTTAACTTTTTCCCTATCCAACAGTATAGGAAGCGTTGTCAAAAGATTATCAAAGCCACGGttgttaagttattaaatttaaatttcgctcaatacatttaatatctAAGTAACCACGGATTGACACACTTTTAACTCGACTGCGATCCAAACCGGCGTAAAAGTTTTAGAACCAAAGTTTAGCTTAACACACTATATCGGCTTAGGAGCCGTTAATACTAAAAGAGAATAATCTGTTAACAAAACGATTTTAAGTACTTTTATTATCTTGTTTTAagtacgtatatattattttaataactaactaGCTACCCGTCTGAACTTTGTAGCGAGAAAAGGATTTGACGCGTACTGTTTCGAACCAATGAGATATAAACATTGACCGACCGATTTATTCGCCCGTACTGTCTAATACATCGTAAAACACGACCCGCGTATTTTACAAAAGGTTTAATTGAATATcgcgaaatatttttaaaacttccgGTTGGAATTGTATTTACAGTTTTAAAGGTTTTGTAGATATTTGTCtatgtaaagtttttaaaattcatttgttatttattttgataagattttatatttcatcgacattaaaaactattgttgtgtttttttttatatacttttaatataagaatgttttatttttggatatctaaaaaacctttaaattttttgtttgtgttacgTGTTTACAGTTTTTGCATTCTCCTTCAAAGCGCCGGACCGATAATTTTCTATCCGACTACGTATTCAgcaatatctaaaaa belongs to Vanessa tameamea isolate UH-Manoa-2023 chromosome 13, ilVanTame1 primary haplotype, whole genome shotgun sequence and includes:
- the LOC135193587 gene encoding uncharacterized protein LOC135193587, with amino-acid sequence MGGRSHVLLAPKKYFLCLFCYCRNFWCRPAAPLQFVQLRQTLRTSCLQASVSELKVTLCALDLPYDDTVRIRKRFHLQNVGDGQVELYAETEPPWTVDVIRQICDAHCIKVRAELSNRLKLCLPPQSSTEVGVEVSLKTKEVWPTSNVKYLPKSVSTSVVCFFELKHVKLLSIPLLLEIEYPVVTTEPAVIDFGDVSDEGTRKTYVTVSHSSPLTTLDLIVSWTGDEQFRLWPTNLTLQPGTSERVYIEYTAIWLSGSNAGGTISVFACGPAGRWCVSTTRVTAHPQRCVSRSGQTHVDYTDDTHLIPRSVRDVLVQK